One Ahaetulla prasina isolate Xishuangbanna chromosome 1, ASM2864084v1, whole genome shotgun sequence DNA window includes the following coding sequences:
- the LOC131193213 gene encoding C-C motif chemokine 3-like, with protein MRSLFAFLFLVVSVALAVEGPSAAPEPTRLRDQNVDPVPNYCCFDFTKRSIPLSLLKSFYYTNSKCSKPAVVFITKRNKTICADPSEQWVQNRIRDLSPL; from the exons ATGAGGAGCCTCTTTGCCTTTCTGTTCCTGGTGGTCTCCGTCGCCCTGGCTGTGGAGGgtccca gTGCAGCCCCTGAACCGACCCGCCTGAGGGACCAGAATG tGGATCCTGTGCCCAACTATTGCTGCTTTGACTTCACGAAACGCAGTATCCCACTGAGCCTCCTGAAATCTTTTTACTACACCAACAGCAAATGTAGCAAGCCTGCCGTCGT GTTCatcacaaaaagaaataaaacgatCTGCGCTGATCCCTCAGAGCAATGGGTCCAGAATCGCATCCGTGACCTCAGCCCACTCTAA